TGTTCAAAAACATGCTTGTCGTTAATGCAATGCATACGGATTTCTCATTAAAGCAGTGTATCATTTTTATGTTGCGGCGATTTGCAAAGGAAATTTTCAGATATGATTATGGTGGAGCAGAACTTTTACTTGATGGGATAGAGCGCTTCTTAGAGGGGCCAAAATTTTTTCAAAATGTTGATACCGTTGAAGATCTAAAACAGCACGGCAAAAAACAAGCAAAAGTTAAGCCTCTTGCAGAATTAGATTACGATGATAAGATGTTGGATGACTTTACTAATGATTTGCACAATGTTTCAGAAGGGCGACTGAAGAAGCTTTTTAGGTTTGCAACCATCAATGGACATTTGTTACCTAACTTTATCTTTAAAGACAAGGGATATGCAGAGTATGGCTACACGAGCAACAGTAAGCATTTCTTTTGTCGCAGGAATGTGCTGGGCTGTGATTTGAATTTTGATACTGGCGTCATATTAAAGATATCACGAATTAAATGCCTAAAACTTGTATTGAGATATGTTTGCATCAATATTAGAGTCATTTGTTCATATGCCAAACTTAGACATGAATACAAAGAATCATTTGCATATATGACATCAGAGAAGTTTTGGAATAAGTATCTGAAATTAGGATAATGCGATGGAAGAAAGTACTTTAGAAAACTGGGAAAAGATATTTGATATCTGCTTTTCTCAAGATGAGGAAAACAAAAAACTATATTACAAAAATGGTAATTGTGTTCAAAGTGAAGGCGTGTGGATAGAACTAGATGAACCGCTTGATCTTGGGACTTACTTTAATTGCTTTTCATTAGGCAAGTGGATGGATTATACCAACCTGGAAAGATTAGCCGTTCACATGGAAGTGTCTGGTAGAGCCAAAATAGAGATTTACTCAATTGAAAAGAAAAGTGAATTGTTGTTGAGTATTGAGGAAACCTCGGGATATTTCATGCATGAGCTGGATATTGATGTACTGAAACAAAAGAGAGTAGAAATCATAGGCATCAGGGTAAAAGCAGTCCAGCTTGAGACTTGTTTGCGAAACGGCGGCTATTATGGAATCTTTTCACATACTTATCCAGTTAGAATTGGAATAAATATTTGCACTTTTAAACGGGAAAAGTATGTTAAGCGTAACTTGGCAGTATTGAAGCAACTGATTGAAAAGAATAAAAACTTTAGTGTTACTATTGTTGATAATGGGCAATCATTGCAAGGAATATCCGGGGAAAATATTCAAGTCTTTCCTAATCGAAATTTTGGTGGTTCTGGTGGATTTACTCGCGGTATGATGGAGCAGGTCAATCAAGGTGTTAATACGCATATCTTGATGATGGATGATGACGTTGTGATTGAACCGACTGCATTGGAGCGCGTTTACAAGGTTTATCAGCATATCAAGGAAGAACGGCGTCAGCAGATGCTTGGTGGTGCTATGCTGAGCATTGATAATCCAACTTGCCAGTTCGAAAATACAGCCTACTGGAATGGTATAAGGATGATATCAAATGGCAGAGAATTTGATCTGACAGATAAACGTCGACTATATGATAATGAACATTTTCCCAAAAAGTCCAATACATATGCTGCCTGGTGGTTCTGTTGCATTCCTATGGAGGTAGTAAAGAAAAATGGCTACCCCCTGCCTCTTTTTATCAAAGGGGATGATATGGAGTATAGCATACGCAATCATCAGGAAATAATGCATATGAACGGTGTTGGCGTATGGCATGAGGTCGCAGCAAAAAAAATAAATCCGACTATTAACTGCTTTAACGACAGGAATATGATGATTTTGAATCATTATGCTGAAGAGTGTAATCGTTGGACGTTTATAGCCTCGGCCTTTGCACGGCTGTTTCGTCGTATTATTTGTCTGGATAGTGTCGGCGTGAAGAATTTTGAACTGGCATTACGTGACTATAGTGGCGGTTTCGAAGAAATTGCGAGAATAGGTGCTGATGTAAAACTTGCTAAAGTGAACAATTATCATTCTGATAAAAGTATGATTTGTTCATTAATGACCACAATTAAGATTATATTTCAACAGTTCTTTAAATATAATGCGCTACATCAAAAATACATTGGATTTCGTCAAGAAAAATTATCTAATCAAATATTTTGGCGAAATTACCTTGGGTTGAAATGAAAATTAATTAAATAGGATGTGGATTAAATGAAAGATATGCCGTTGTTATCAATAGTCATACCCGCTTATGGGACAGAGCATACATTGCCCAAGTGCTTGGATAGTGTTTTGGGATGTTCATATCAGAATCTGCAAGTGATAGTAGTGGATGATAAATCTCCGGATAACGTTGCAGCTGTTACTAAAAGATATATTGGCAACGATGGAAGAGTTCAGTTGGTGCAGCATGATGAAAATAAGGGCCTTTATCATGCTCGATTGACAGGAGCAAAATATGCAAAAGGGAAATATATTGCTTTCTTGGACAGTGATGATCATGTTTCAGTAGATTTTTACAGACGATTAATAGAACGGGCTGAAGAGACTGGCTCCGATATTACTTTTGGAGAAATTTACCTGGAATATGAAGGTGAAGAAAGTCCTTATGGCTATTATAATCTTTCACATACACGCACTATAGATATAGATATGAATGGGGAAGATGCGGCAAAATTATTTTTTGAACAAGCAGGCAGAGATTTCTCACTTCATGTAGTTTGGAATAAAGTCTATAGGCGTGATTTATGGGAAATTTGTGTCCCTTATTTTGAGATGCAAAAAAAACATCTTATCATGTGTGAAGATGTTGTATATTCATCTATTCTATGGCACTTTGCCAATCATGTATCAAATATTCACGGAGACTTCGTTTATTACTTGCAATCTAATCAAAGCTCCACAGCTTTGGATGGGAAGATTGATAAATACAGGAAAAATATTTCTGATGTAAAACATGTATTTGGACTTTTGACATCAGTATTCGATGATAAGTTACATGCTGATAATGAATTGAAAAGCATTAAATCTTGGGAGAATTTACTTCTTAGAATATGGAAGGAACAGGTGAGCAACTCTAATCTGGAAATAAAAGAAAAGAATGAGTTGCTGGCTTTTTTGCAGGATGGATATGATGTGCCGTTAGGGGATATATCAGCGTCAGATAAATATTTTTATTCTATTGAAACACGTCAAAAAGATATTCCTCAAGAAATTTTAAAGCAGCAGATAAGGTCAGAGACCATTGATGTTGTCAGTTTTGATGTTTTTGATACACTTGTGTATCGTCCTTTTTGGGAACCTAAAGATCTTTTTTACTTGCTTGGGATTTATGTGAACCAGTTATTGGAAATAGCTGATACCGCGGATTTTATGACAATACGTGTCGAGGCAGAAAGTGTAGCTAGAGACAAGAAATGGCTAAATAATCCAGCGGATGAAGAAATAACACTTGATGAAATATATGAGGTGGTACAGAACTATCTTGGAGTCTCCGATGAAATAATTAAGAAAATTAAGCAGTATGAGATAGATCTTGAAATCAAATATTGTCAACCTAGGAAATATGCAAAAGAAATTTTTGATTTTGCATTAGCGCTTGGCAAGAAGGTTATTATTGTCTCAGATATGTATTTGCCTCAAGAAGTGATAGAAAAAATCTTAACTAGCTGTGGGTATTCTGGCTATTCACATATATTTGTATCGAGTAGAGTGCATTTAACCAAGGCTAGAGGTACTTTGTATGCAAAAGTTTGCAAAACTATAAATGTAAAACCTGAGCGTATATTACATATGGGGGATAATTATGATTCTGACGTGGAGCAGGCACGTAAGGCTGGCCTGCACTCATACCATTTTCCTAAAGCTGTAGAGCGTTTCGCAGATGTATATCCTGGATGGTATGGTGGAGAGGGCTTCAAAAAAGTATATGAGGAACCTTTTTGTCTGCGGTGTGGAGGGCAGTATCATTGGTATTTTGGCTTGCGAACTATGCTGTCACAGGCTGCCAATGATATCTTTGATAATCCATACTTAGTAGTTCATCCAGATACAGATTTTAATGCTGACCCCAAATTCTTTGGGTATTATGCATTGGGAATGCATTTGTTTGCGTTAGGCAATTGGTTGCATCAGTCTGTACGAGATAATAAATATTCTCAGATTAATTTCATGGCTAGAGACGGTTATTTACCTATGAAGGCTTACGAAATTATTGAGTATGTGTATAAAAATAATCTTTCGCCAGGTTATTTACATCTTACGCGATCGACTATACTACCTTTGCAGTTACATAAGCGTCAAGATTTGTTTAGTCTTGAAAAAAATATCATTATTTACGCGCAAACTCCAGAAAAAATATTTAAATTATTAAAGCCAGTTATGAAACCTGATATATATGAGGCACGAAAGTCACTCATGAGTAAGATGAATATAGATGGGGAACAACGGTTTTCATCTGCACAGGACTTCTATAAATTCTTAGAAAAATTTGGTAACTATCTTTTTGATGAGAATATAGCTAGATCCTATCATGAAAAAGTTGGCAAGGCGTTAGAAAAGTATTTCGTTGGAAATGTAGCAACCTTTGATGTTGGCTACAGTTGTCGAATTGAATCTATTTTAAAGAACACTTTTGGTTTTAAAATTACGCCACATTACATTCACATTAACAATGATTTGCCTTTACTTCGTGCTGAAAAGAACAAAATGAAAGTCAATTGTTTTTACTCGTATTCACCAGGCGTTACTGGTATTTTGCGAGAATTATTTATCAGTAAAATGGAGCCATCCTGCAAATTTATTAATATAAATGATGATGGAAGTGTGGAACTGGAATTTAAAGACTATAATCCTAGTTATATTGAAAGATATGTGATGACATGTATTCAAAATTCCGCTTTGCGCTATGTGTATGATATGGTGAGGATTTTCAAAGAGGATATATATCATTTACATTGTCAGAGAGAAGATACGAGCTTGCCTTTGGAGTACCTTCAAGCGATGGCTAAACTTACAGACAGGCAAATGTTTGCCGGCATACCTTTTGAGGATGACATGGGGGTGGGAAGAGCGTTCAGTACATTGGATCACTGGAATAAACAAATAGAGAATGTAACACCTAAAACTTCTGGTTTTATGTATGACTTGACTTTGCCATGGTTAAAAAAAGATTGGCAGAGAAAGATATGTCTTTATTTTATAAATAGAGATTATCTGAAGACTGTGGTAAAGCAAGAGATGAGAGAGTATCCAAGGATATTATCTGTGATAAAAAGTTTATATAAATCAGTGAGATTGGTATATCGTAGAATCTGTAAATAATAAGATTTTTTTATTACATGCGGATATTATGAGGGGAAATTATGAAATATGATTCACAACTGTCTCTTTGGCACAAACATACAGATGAGTCAATAAGACAAGACATGGAAAACTGGGAACAGGTGATGAAAAGACACGAACTGTTGCCTGCATCTAGAGACGCTAAGATTTTGGATATAGGGTGTGCTGATGGTAGATTGTTATTAACCCTTAAAAATATGGGATATAATAATCTTTTTGGTATTGAAGTAGATGAGGATTTAGCCAATTATGCGAAACAGAGTTTTGCAAATATTTATCAGGGTGATGTAACACAATGTATAGATGAATTGCCGGACAATTTAGACGTCATTTATATGTTTGATGTATTAGAGCATATTCCTAAGGATAAACAGGTATCTTTTTTAAGAAAACTTAAATCCCATTTGTCTCCTGCTGGATTTTTGGTGGTCCAAGTTCCAAACGCAGCATCGCCGGTGGCAGAGGTGATGCTATATCAGGATTATACTCACTTCTGCTCTTTTACAGATGTTTCTCTGGGTTTTGTATTAACAAATGCCGGATTCGAGCAAATAAGCATAAGAGAGCAAGATCCTCCGTATAACAGACAGATTGCTTTGATGCGAAGCTTTTGGAATGCTCTTTATCAGGCTGAAT
The Selenomonas ruminantium AC2024 DNA segment above includes these coding regions:
- a CDS encoding glycosyltransferase, giving the protein MEESTLENWEKIFDICFSQDEENKKLYYKNGNCVQSEGVWIELDEPLDLGTYFNCFSLGKWMDYTNLERLAVHMEVSGRAKIEIYSIEKKSELLLSIEETSGYFMHELDIDVLKQKRVEIIGIRVKAVQLETCLRNGGYYGIFSHTYPVRIGINICTFKREKYVKRNLAVLKQLIEKNKNFSVTIVDNGQSLQGISGENIQVFPNRNFGGSGGFTRGMMEQVNQGVNTHILMMDDDVVIEPTALERVYKVYQHIKEERRQQMLGGAMLSIDNPTCQFENTAYWNGIRMISNGREFDLTDKRRLYDNEHFPKKSNTYAAWWFCCIPMEVVKKNGYPLPLFIKGDDMEYSIRNHQEIMHMNGVGVWHEVAAKKINPTINCFNDRNMMILNHYAEECNRWTFIASAFARLFRRIICLDSVGVKNFELALRDYSGGFEEIARIGADVKLAKVNNYHSDKSMICSLMTTIKIIFQQFFKYNALHQKYIGFRQEKLSNQIFWRNYLGLK
- a CDS encoding HAD-IA family hydrolase is translated as MKDMPLLSIVIPAYGTEHTLPKCLDSVLGCSYQNLQVIVVDDKSPDNVAAVTKRYIGNDGRVQLVQHDENKGLYHARLTGAKYAKGKYIAFLDSDDHVSVDFYRRLIERAEETGSDITFGEIYLEYEGEESPYGYYNLSHTRTIDIDMNGEDAAKLFFEQAGRDFSLHVVWNKVYRRDLWEICVPYFEMQKKHLIMCEDVVYSSILWHFANHVSNIHGDFVYYLQSNQSSTALDGKIDKYRKNISDVKHVFGLLTSVFDDKLHADNELKSIKSWENLLLRIWKEQVSNSNLEIKEKNELLAFLQDGYDVPLGDISASDKYFYSIETRQKDIPQEILKQQIRSETIDVVSFDVFDTLVYRPFWEPKDLFYLLGIYVNQLLEIADTADFMTIRVEAESVARDKKWLNNPADEEITLDEIYEVVQNYLGVSDEIIKKIKQYEIDLEIKYCQPRKYAKEIFDFALALGKKVIIVSDMYLPQEVIEKILTSCGYSGYSHIFVSSRVHLTKARGTLYAKVCKTINVKPERILHMGDNYDSDVEQARKAGLHSYHFPKAVERFADVYPGWYGGEGFKKVYEEPFCLRCGGQYHWYFGLRTMLSQAANDIFDNPYLVVHPDTDFNADPKFFGYYALGMHLFALGNWLHQSVRDNKYSQINFMARDGYLPMKAYEIIEYVYKNNLSPGYLHLTRSTILPLQLHKRQDLFSLEKNIIIYAQTPEKIFKLLKPVMKPDIYEARKSLMSKMNIDGEQRFSSAQDFYKFLEKFGNYLFDENIARSYHEKVGKALEKYFVGNVATFDVGYSCRIESILKNTFGFKITPHYIHINNDLPLLRAEKNKMKVNCFYSYSPGVTGILRELFISKMEPSCKFININDDGSVELEFKDYNPSYIERYVMTCIQNSALRYVYDMVRIFKEDIYHLHCQREDTSLPLEYLQAMAKLTDRQMFAGIPFEDDMGVGRAFSTLDHWNKQIENVTPKTSGFMYDLTLPWLKKDWQRKICLYFINRDYLKTVVKQEMREYPRILSVIKSLYKSVRLVYRRICK
- a CDS encoding class I SAM-dependent methyltransferase: MKYDSQLSLWHKHTDESIRQDMENWEQVMKRHELLPASRDAKILDIGCADGRLLLTLKNMGYNNLFGIEVDEDLANYAKQSFANIYQGDVTQCIDELPDNLDVIYMFDVLEHIPKDKQVSFLRKLKSHLSPAGFLVVQVPNAASPVAEVMLYQDYTHFCSFTDVSLGFVLTNAGFEQISIREQDPPYNRQIALMRSFWNALYQAEFSRDEILSLNVLAVAYATKDESRVMMPKHFPVKEETLSAEKIWEMFSKEHCLEIEMRTKEVEKLKIKVNELKQEVITLRELIDPIASKYDKIKRKLAYNFFGKFVLWIVKKIIS